In Planctomycetota bacterium, the DNA window CAGCCTCTACGCCCCCACCGAGTACCGACAGGACAACTCCTTCCTCATCGTCGGCGAGCGGTGCAACGCCTCGGGCAGCCGCAAGTTCAAGCGGCTGCTGGAAGCCGAGGACTGGGACGGCGTCGTCGCGATGGCCAAGCAGCAGGTCCGCGAGGGCAGCCACGTCCTGGACCTCAACGTCGACTACGCCGGCCGCGACAACGCGGGCGACATGCGGCAGATCGTGCAGCGGCTCGTCCGCCAGCTCGACGTGCCGCTGATGATCGACAGCACGCAGATCGCCACCATCGAGGCCGGCCTGCAATGCGCGGGCGGCGCCTGCATCATCAACAGCGCCAACTTCGAGGACGGCGAGGACAAGTTCGACGCGATCTGCGGCCTCGCCAGGACCTACGGCGCGGGCCTGGTCATCGGCACCATCGACGAGGATCCCGAGGCCGCCATGGCCCGCACCGCCGACCGCAAGCTCGCGATCGCGACCCGCGCCATCGAGCGCGCGACGCAAGTGCATGGCCTCGACCAGTCGGACCTGTTCATCGATCCGCTGGTGCTGCCGATCTCGACCGGCATGGACGATGACCGCCGCAGCGCGCTCGCGCTGGTCGAGGGCGTCACGCGGATCGCCGAGGCCTTCCCCGACGTGCAGATCACCTGCGGCCTCTCGAACGCCAGCTTCGGCCTCAAGCCCGCCGCCCGGCAGGTGCTCAACAGCGTGCTGCTGGACGAGCTGGTGCGTGCCGGCCTGACGAGCGCCATCGTGCACGCCAGCAAGATCCTGCCGCTGGCCAAGATCGAGGACGGCCACAAGCGCGTGGCGCTGCACCTGATCTACGATCGGCGCGATGCGAGCGCCGGCGGCACCGGCCTGCCCGACCCCGAGGATGCGGCCGTTGCCTGAAGATCCGGATTCCACAAGCCACGACTCGGGCCACCGCCCGAGCTACGACGCGGGCTACGACCCGCTCCAGGCCTTCATCGATCTGTTCCAGGACGTCGACGCCGTCGGAGAGTCGGCCGAGACCAAAAAAGACCTCACGCTCGAGGAACGGCTCCGCGCCCACATCATCGACGGCGAGAAGCAGGACCTGACGGCCTGCCTCGACGAGGCGATGCAGCATTACCCGCCGCTGGCAATCATCAACGACCACCTGCTCGACGGCATGAAGACCGTCGGCGAGCTCTTCGGCAGCGGGCAGATGCAGCTGCCCTTCGTGCTGCAGTCCGCGGAGGTCATGAAGATGGCCGTCGCCCACCTCGAGCCCCACATGGAGCGCAGCGACGGCGACACCAAGGGCTCCATCGTGCTCGCCACCGTCAAGGGCGACGTGCACGACATCGGCAAGAACCTCGTCGACATCATCCTCAGCAACAACGGCTACACCGTCCACAACATCGGCATCAAGCAGACGCTCACGCAGATCCTCGACGCCTGGAAGGAGACCAAGGCCGACGCCATCGGCCTCAGCGGCTTGCTGGTCAAATCCGTCACGGTCATGGAGGAGAACCTCAGGGAGCTCAACGAGCAGGCCATCGACGTGCCGGTGATCCTGGGCGGCGCCGCCCTCACCCGGCACTACTGCGAGGGCCACCTCCGCGGCGTCTACAACGGCAGCGTGTACTACGGCAAGGACGCCTTCGAGGGCCTCCGCACGATGGACTTCCTCAAGGACGGTCGAGCCGAACAGCTCGATCGGGAGATCCAGGAACGGCTGGGCAAGCGGACCGAGGCCGAGCGGGTCGTCGCCGAGGCCCGCGCCAAGCAGGCCGACCAGCAGGACGCCTTTGCCGAGAGCAAGCACTCACAAGCCGCCACCACCGAACGCGTCCGCAGCGGCGTCTCCGCCGACGTCGAGGTTCCGGTCGCACCGTTCTACGGCTCGCGGGTCATCACGGACGTCCCCCTCGACGACATTTATCCCTATATCAACCCCGTCGCGCTCTTCCGCGGCCAGTGGCAGTTCAAGAAGGGCGGCCGCAGCAACGACGACTTCGAGGCCTACCTCGACGACGAGGTCCGACCCATCTTCGATCGCCTCAAGGCCCGCCTCCGCGATGATCGCGTGCTCCGGCCGAAGCTGGTCTACGGCTACTGGCCCGCGCAGAGCGACGGCGACGACCTGATCGTCTTCGATCCCAACGACCACGACCGCGAGATCGAACGCTTCCGCTTCCCGAGGCAGGACGGCAAGAAGCGCTTGTGCATCGCCGACTTCTTCCGGGCGACCGACACCGGCGAGAAGGACGTGCTCGGGCTCAGCTGCGTGACGATGGGCGAGGACGTCAGCCGCCTCGCCAAGAGCCTGTTCGACGCCAACAACTTCAGCGAGTACCTCTACGTGCACGGCATGGGTGTCGAGACCGCCGAGGCACTCGCCGAGCTGTGGCACAAGCGGATGCGAGCGGAGCTGGGCATCGGCGGCGACGACTCGCCCCGCATCCCCGAGCTCTTCCGCCAGAAGTACCGCGGCAGCCGCTACAGCCCGGGCTACCCCGCCTGCCCCGACATGAGCGACCAGGAGATCCTCTGGCGCTTGCTCGAGCCGGAACGCATCGGCTGCGTGCTCACCGAGAACTGGCAGATCGACCCCGAGCAGAGCACCAGCGCCTTCGTGGTGCATCACCCCGAGGCCAAGTACTTCAACATCTGAACGCGACGCGTACCCCTACCACGCCGACCCGAACTCGGGTGCATCCGCGTCGTCCAGATCGACGCCCTCGTGCACCTCGACGGGCACGCCCTCCGGCACCGCCGCCAGGAACGCGCGGCCGTACCCGCTGCGGACGATCCTCGGATCGAGCACCACGACGCGGCCCGTGTCGCTCGCGCTGCGGACCAGCCGGCCGAAGCCCTGCTTGAAGCGGATCACCGCCCGCGGCAGCGCATCGACGCGGAAGGGGTCCTCGCCCCGCTCGCGGAGCCGCTCGGCCCGGGCCTCGGCCACCGGGCGATCGGGCGGATCGAAGGGCAGCCGGGTGATGAGGACGTTCCGCAGCCCCGCGCCCGGCACGTCGACGCCCTGCCAGAAGCTCGCCGCCCCGAAGAGCGCCGAGGAGGGATCCTCGCGGAAGCGGGCGAGCAGCTCGCCCCGTGGCCCGTCGATCTCCTGGGCGTGCACCGCGATGCCCTGCCGTCCGAGCGCATCCCGTGTCGCCCGGGCCATCGCCCGCAGCAGCCGGAGGCTCGTGAAGAGCACGAACGCGCCGCCGTGCGTGCCGCCAACGTGCTCGACGATCGCCGCCGACAGCCGGGACTCGTAGCCGCGATCGGCCCCGCGGCCGGGCGAGCCCACCCGCGGATCGACGACGAGCCGCACCTGCGATGCGTAATCGAACGGCGAGCCGAGTGCCAGCGTCTCGGCCTCCCCGGCGCCGAGCCTGTCCCGTGCGTGCGCGAAGCCGCCGTCCTCGCGCGCCGACGTGGCGATCGTGGCGCTGGTCAGCACCACCGAGTGCTCCCGCCCGAACAGCTCGCGCTCCAGGATCGGCCCGACCTCGATGGGCGCCGCCGCGAGCGCCACGCGGGGCCGCCCGCCGCCGGATTGGCCGTGCTCGATCCAGTAGACGCAGCCCGGCACGGATTGGGCGAGCAGCTCCTCGCTCGTCCGCGCGATCTCGTCGGCCCGCAGCACGTAGCTGTTCAGCTCGTAGCGATCGGCGTCGTAGCGCGCGTCCTCGGACAGCTCGTCCCGCAACAAGCGGAGCCGCTGGGCGAGGTCGGCGAAGGCCGGCGACACGGGATTGGCAATCACGTCCGGCTCGCGGACCCGCGTCGTTGCCGCCGCTCCCCAGCCCGATGCCGGCGTACCAGCCAGCGCCGCGAGCGAGCCGAACAGCTCGCGGGCCGCCGCCTCGGCTTCCTCGACCGCCTCGATCGCGCGATGCACCGCCCGGTCGTCGGGCAGCTCGAGCCGGGCGAGATAGCCCTTCCGCGTCCGCGCGTGCAGCAGGATGCCCAGCAGGTGCATCGCCCGCCCCTCGGTCAGCGAGAGGCCGAAGTGGTCGCCCGCGACATCCTCGACGGTGTGGGCCTCGTCGAGCACGACGTGGTCGACCACGGGCAGGAAGCCCGCGCCCCGCATCCGCAGCGCGCGATCGCTGAAGAACAGCGCGTGGTTGGTCACCAGCAGGTTGGCGCCCTCCATTGCGCGGCGGGCGTTCTGGTAGAAGCACTGCGCGTTCCGCGGGCACTTGCGGCCCATGCAGTTGCCGCTGTCGCTCTGCACGCGGTCCCACACGGCCGGCCGGTCCAGCGCGGGCAGCGTGCTGAGCGTGCCATCCCGGGTCTGGTATGCCCAGTCCTCGATGACGTGCAGCGAACGCCGGCTGGCGGCGTCGGGCAGCAGGGAGTGCTGCCGCGCGCTGGCCAGCTCCAGACGCCGCACGCTGACGTAGTTGCCCCGGCCCTTGACAAGGCAGGGCCTCAGCGCCGCGGGGTGCTCGACGCTCCCGGCGAGTTCTTCCTCTAGCGTGCGCTGCAGGAATGGGATGTCGCGTTCGATGAGCTGCTCCTGCAGCGCGATGGTGTGCGTCGAAACGAGCACCCGCTCGCCCCGGCAGACGGCCCGCACGATCGCCGGCACGAGGTAGGCGAAGCTCTTGCCCACGCCCGTGCCCGCCTCGACCAGCAGGCCGGCCCGCTCGTCCATCGCGTGCTCGACGGCGGAGGCCATGCCCAGCTGCGGCTCGCGGGGCTCGTAGCCGTCGCCGAGGGCGCGAGCGATCGGGCCGTCGCGGCCCAGCAATGCCCGCGTGTCAGGCACCGGAGCGACCAGGTTCGGATCCCAGCGGCCTGCGCTTCGGCTCGCCGTTGGCCCGCGGGTACGCCCCGGGCGTCGCCCGCAGCTTCTCGAGGACCACGAGCCGGCCCGTCGGCGTGTCGATGGTCCCGGCATGGGCGGCGTGCAGTGCGTGCAGCGCGTGCTTCGCCTGCGCAAGCTCCTCGTCGGCCCTCTGCCCCTTGATGAACACCGCCAGGCCGCCGGGCTGGACGAAGGGCAGCACCAACTCGGCGGCGGTCGGTAGCGGGCCGAGGGCCCGGGCGACGGCGGCGGCGTAGGCGTCGCGGTGGGCCGCATCGCGGGCGAGCGCCTCGCAGCGGCCCGCGAGCACCGCGGCACGTTCCACGCCCAACACATCCGCTGCGGCGCGCGCAAACGCGGCCTTCTTGGCCGTGGCGTCGAGCAGGGTTACCGCGAGGTCGGGCCGCGCGATAGCCAGGGGGATCCCCGGCACCCCACCGCCCGTGCCCACGTCGATCACCCGCGCACCCGCGGGCAGGTCGGCGAGGGGCGCGAGCAGCGTGAGCGCATCGAGCACGTGCTTGTGCCAGGCCTCGCCCGCGTCGCGGATCGCCGTCAGGTTCATCGCCGTGTTGGCGTGCAGCAGCAGGGCGAGGAATCGGCCCAGGCGTTCGAGGTCATCCACCTCGAAGGCGATGCCGAGCTCAGCGGCGGCCTCAAGGAAGGCGGGCGGCGGCGCGAGCGGTTCGGCCGGCGCGGCGGCCAGGACCTCGGCGACGAAGGCCTCGGGCGTTTGCTCGCGGCCGGGCGCGGCGTCGCTAGGGGCTCGGTCGCGTGCGGACGTGGTCGAGGACGGGCGGGGCATCTCGATCAGCGTATTCGAAGGACGGGCGGTAGGGCTGCTGGCTTCGGCGAAGCCCGACGCTGAGCACCAGGCCCGTCATCAGCCAGACCGTCGCCATGCTGCTGCCGCCGTAGCTGAGGAAGGGCAGCGTGATGCCGATGATCGGCACCAGCCCGATGTTCATGCCCACGTTGATGACCAGCTGCGCGGCGATGAAGGCGGCCAGCCCCACCACCATCAGCCGGCCGAACGGCTCCGAGCACGTCGCCGCCACGCCCAGGGCGCCCAGCAGCCAGGCGAGGTAGAGCCCCAGGACGCCCACGGCCCCCCACATGCCGAAGCGGGTGGCCAGCACGCTGAAGACCATGTCGTTGTGGGCCTCGGGCAGGCGGTTGTAGCGGACGAGCGCTCGGGCGTGGGCATCGGCGTTGCCTCCGAGGCGTCCGGCGCCGACGAGCTTCTGGGCGGTGAAGCTCTGGTAGTTGATGTCGTCGGCGCCCTCCTTGCTGTCCTGGATCTGGCGGATCAGGCCGACGACGCGTTCCTTCTGGTGGGGCTTGAGGATGGGATAGCTCGCCGGCGCCGCCAGCAGCGCCACGACGACGATCACCAGCAGGTGCCGCAGCTTGGCGCCCGCGGCGAGCACGATGGCGAAGAGCGCCGGCACGAAGAGCGACGCGGTGCCCAGGTCGGGCTGCACCGTGATGAGCGCGATGGGCACGAAGGCCATCAGCCCCGGCACCACCAGTCCCAGGAATCGGCGGTGGCTCGTGCGGTACCGCAGGTACCAGGCCAGCACGAGCACGAAGGCGATCTTGGTGACCTCCGAGGGCTGGAAGTCCATCGGGCCCAGGTCGATCCAGCCCCGCGTCCCGTTGCGAGGCGTGACCAGCCACGCCGGCACCGCGGGGATCAGCAGGAACACCAGCAACCCCAGCATGAGCACCGCCAGCGGCCAGCGGAGAGCGCCGATCCAGCGGTAGTGCGGCACGCAGACGGCGGCGGCGGCGACGAGGCCCACGCCGAAGAAGATAGCCTGGCGGACCGCTTCGGTCGCGAGGCCGGGCTCGCCGGCGTCCCGCTGCGAGAGGTCGATCGCGTAGATCCCCAGCAGCGAGAGCGCCAGCCCCGCGGCGACCGAGAGCCAGGCAAAGTTGGCGATGGCCCAGCGCGCCTTCGCGCCGCCGCCCTCGGCCAGCATCAGGCCCTCGAGGCCGCTGCGGATCATCCGTCCCGGCCCAGCTGCGCGGTGCGGGTGGCGCCGCCGAGGTATCCCTCGGCCTGGAGCGCATGGATGATCTGGTTGGCGACGGGCGCGCTCACCCGGCCGCCGCTGCCGGCGAACTCCATGAGCACGGCGATGGCGTAGCGGGGCTCGGCGGCCTCGGGGTCCTCGCCCTCGCCGACGAGCCCGACGAACCACGCGTGGGTGTACTTCTCGGTGACGGGCTGGGGGTCCTCTTGGCCCGGGACGCTCTTGAGCAGCGTGGCGGGGGCCTGGGCGGTGCCGGTCTTGCCCCAGATCGTGACGCCCGGGGCGTTGAAGTAGCGGTTGTAGATGCCGTCGATCGAGACGTGGTAGCCCGTGCCGCGGTAGTCGTTGGTCGAGAGCCACAGGCCGCGTAGCGCCTGGCGGACGACCTCGGGCTCGAGGCCGATGTCATCGCGACGCCCGTCTGCGCCGCGGACGATCGTGGGCTCGATGCGGACGCCCCCGCGGGCGAGCGTGGCGTAGGCGTTGGCCGCGTGCATCGGCGACCAGACGACGGGCCCCTGGCCGATGCCCATGAGCGCCGCGTCGACGTTGGTCAGGGGCGTGCCGGCCAGCGGACCGACGAGGCCCAGGTTGCCGGGCACCGCGTCGGGGAGTTGGATGGGCCGGCGTCCGACGCCGAAGGCCCGGTAGCACTCGAAGACGCGATCGACGCCGAGCCGCGCACCGAGCGTGTTGAAGTAGATGTTGCACGAGACCATGAGCGCCTGGGCCTCGTCGGGGTCCTCGCCCAGGACGCCGGTGTGCGTTTGGAAGGCGTCGGGCCGGTAGATCCAGCAGCGGAGGATGTCCTGGCGGTTCTCGAGGAAGTGGCCGGTGCAGGGGATGCGCTCGTGCAGCGCGTGCTCGCCGCGGGAGCCCGCCCAGGCGAGGACCATGGCCTTGGCGATGGACCCGGGTGGGTAGATGGCCGACACGGCGCGGTTGATGCGGGGGTCGCTGACGCCGATGGCGTCGTCGTCGATCTGGATGCCGCCCCGGGCGTCGGCGATGGGCATGGTGGGCGTCGAGACCATCGCCAGCACCTCGCCGGTGCGGACATCGAGCACGACGGCGGCGCCGCTGAGCGGCTCGCCGGTGTCGCGGCGGAACTTCGAGTCGGCGTGCCAGGGCTGGGCGACGGCCAGGCCGACCTCGGGCGACATGGCCGCCGCGATGCGGGCCTGGAGCACCGCATCGATGGTGAGCGTCGCGTCGCGGCCGGGCTCGCGCGGGATGAGTCGCTCGTCGCCGGTATCGAGCTGGCGGACGCGGAGGCCGCGGAGGCCGCGGAGCCGGTGCTCCATGGCCGCCTCGATGCCGGTGTGGCCGACGCGATCGCCCTCCATGTACTGGCCGCGATCGGTGCCCCGGTCGGTCTCGGCCCGGGCGCGCTCCGCGGGGTTGGCTCCGAGCCAGGCTCTGCGGACGGCGGGGTCTTCCTGGTACACGCCCTCGCGGACCCAGCCCACGAGGTGGCTGGTGACGCCGTCGACGGTGACGCTCATGGCGCTTTCGTCGTGCAGCGGACCGGGCAGCGTCGACCGGTCGAGATCGACGGTGACGCGATCGAAGGGGTACTCGCGGGCGCGGCTGTTGCCGACGACGAGCCCGGGCACCGCGGGCACCTCGACGCGGGCGAAGCCGGCGGTGGGCTCGCCGAAGTCGGCGGGGGCATCGCTCACCAGCGGCACCTCGAGCACGGCTGTTCGCTCGGCCAGGTCCAGCACGTCGAAGCCCGCATCGTCGCCCACGGCGGGGATGACCGTGTGCGGCCTTCGCTCCTCGCGGACCGGGCGGTCGGCCTGGCGTTCGAGCCGCCGCTCGTGCTCCTGGCTGAGCTCGCGGCCGCGGGCGGTTGCGGCGCGGCGGAGCTCCCTGAGCCGGTTGCTCACAAAGTTTCGCCTGATGACACCGACGCGATCCAGCGCCTCCTTCCGCCGCTCGTAGATCTCCTCGAGCGGCACGCCCGCGTGGTCGGCGAGGACGGCCAGGCCCCGCTCGGCGTGATCGGCGAAGAAGGGCTCGTAGGCCTCGGCCAGCTCGCTCCGCTGGGTGCGGCCCAGCTCGGGCCAGGCCTCCGCGTGGGCGCGGCGGGCGAAGAAGGCCGACCACACGCCCGCCCATTCGCCGCTGAGCACGTCGTAGTCGACGCGGACATCGAAGGCCGGCCGATCCTGTGCGAGCACCCGCCCCGTGCGATCGAGGATGCGGCCGCGGGTCGTGGGCTCCCACGACAGGCGCACGAGCCGCCGCTCGGCCTCGGCCCGCAGCTGGGCGCCCTCGACCGCCGTCAGCCGCACGAGCTGGGCGCCGAGCACGGCCGTGCCCAGCAGCATCAGCCCGGCCAGCAGCAGCAGCCGGCCGTGGAACATGCCCAGGCCATCTTTGTCGTACATGCCCATGGACTGAGTTGTATCGGCTTGGGCCCGCAGAAAACGCAAGGGCGACCGGGACCCGAACGATGCACGGCGCGTATCGTCCGGCGGTTGTGGACGCTGCCGTCCGGGCGCGAGAACGGCCGCGACGACGAGTTCGACGAGCCGGCTTGGATATGGGTGAGGATCCGGGGGTGCGAGCGCTCTTCCTCGCCTCGAGGCTGCTCGAGGAGCGGTCGGGCTGGCTGCGCGAGCCGCTGCAACGCGAGCGAGCGGGCGCGCAACGCCGGCATGGTCACCATCAGCCTGGTGGTCATGCACGACAACTAAGAACGCATTGACAGGAGGCGCGGCCGTCATTATATTGAGGATGCACCACAGAAGTGAAGTACGGTCGGCGAAAGGGGCGCACCATGCATCGCAGTGCCAAACACGTTCCTATCGCGGCGGCCGTGCTGCTCGTGGCGGGACTTGCTCGTCCCGTTTCGGCCCAGGGTCCGCTGGAGCAGCCGTTCCCGCCCGTGTCCAGCGTCGCGGGAGACGGCATAACCGGGTTCCGGGTCAACCTCCTTCGTGATTCGACGAGCGCCGTGGCGAGGGCGGGCGACCTCAACAACGACGGCATCGACGATTTCATCATCGGAGCGGCATGGCCGGACAGCAGCTCGCGCTACACCGGAGCGGCCTACGTCGTGTTCGGACGCGCCGACGGGTTCCCGGGCTTCATAGACCTCATCTACCTCGATGGCACCACGGGCTTCCGACTCGAGCGCGACCCAATGGGTGATCGCGTGGGCAGTTCGGTGGCCCCCGCGGGCGACGTCAACGGCGATGGCATCGACGATGTCGTCATCGGTGCATCGAAGCTCGCCAGCCGGTCCCAGGATAGCGGTGCGTACGTCGTGTTTGGCCGCAACGGCGGCTTCCCGGCGGTCGTCGATCTCGGCGACCTCGGCGGAACGGCCGGCTTCCGCCTCGAGGACATCCCGAGCTCGAGCCGCCAGAGCAACGAGGCCGGCAGGTCGGTGGCGTCGGCCGACGTCAACGGAGACGGCCTCAACGACATCATCGTTGGGGCTCCCAAGGCCAGCATCGGCACCCGGCTCGAGGCCGGCATCACCTACGTGGTGTTCGGCCGCAACGGTGGCTTCCCGGCGGTGCTCAACGCCGGCGACCTCGATGGCGCCTTCGGATATCGAATCAACGGCGTCGCGAGCGACGACCTCAGCGGCACGAGCATCGCCGGCGCGGACGACGTCAACGGCGACGGCATCGACGACATCATCATCGGTGCGAAGGACGCGCGCGCGGGCCGCGGCGAGGCGTACGTCGTGTTCGGTCGCCGTGGCACGCACCCGGCGGAGGTCGAGCTGTCGGATCTCGATGGCACCGACGGGTTCCGCCTCACGACCGGATCCCACTCGGTCGCCCTGACCGAGGTCGGTGTCGCGGTGGCATCCACCGACGTCAACGGCGACGGCCTGGACGACGTCGTCGTCGGTGCCCCGGGTGCGGGACCCATCGGCAGCTACTACGGCCAATACAACGCGGGCCAGACCTTCGTGGTGTTCGGTCGCGACTATGGCTTCCCGGCGACGGTCACGCTGAACGAACTCCATGGTTCCACGGGATTCCGGATCGATGGCGACCAGCCGATTGATGACTCGGGGCGTTCGGTGGGCCCGGCGGGCGACATCAACGGCGACGGCCTCGATGACCTGATCATCGGAGCGGAGCACCGA includes these proteins:
- the rsmG gene encoding 16S rRNA (guanine(527)-N(7))-methyltransferase RsmG; this encodes MPRPSSTTSARDRAPSDAAPGREQTPEAFVAEVLAAAPAEPLAPPPAFLEAAAELGIAFEVDDLERLGRFLALLLHANTAMNLTAIRDAGEAWHKHVLDALTLLAPLADLPAGARVIDVGTGGGVPGIPLAIARPDLAVTLLDATAKKAAFARAAADVLGVERAAVLAGRCEALARDAAHRDAYAAAVARALGPLPTAAELVLPFVQPGGLAVFIKGQRADEELAQAKHALHALHAAHAGTIDTPTGRLVVLEKLRATPGAYPRANGEPKRRPLGSEPGRSGA
- a CDS encoding GC-type dockerin domain-anchored protein, with product MHRSAKHVPIAAAVLLVAGLARPVSAQGPLEQPFPPVSSVAGDGITGFRVNLLRDSTSAVARAGDLNNDGIDDFIIGAAWPDSSSRYTGAAYVVFGRADGFPGFIDLIYLDGTTGFRLERDPMGDRVGSSVAPAGDVNGDGIDDVVIGASKLASRSQDSGAYVVFGRNGGFPAVVDLGDLGGTAGFRLEDIPSSSRQSNEAGRSVASADVNGDGLNDIIVGAPKASIGTRLEAGITYVVFGRNGGFPAVLNAGDLDGAFGYRINGVASDDLSGTSIAGADDVNGDGIDDIIIGAKDARAGRGEAYVVFGRRGTHPAEVELSDLDGTDGFRLTTGSHSVALTEVGVAVASTDVNGDGLDDVVVGAPGAGPIGSYYGQYNAGQTFVVFGRDYGFPATVTLNELHGSTGFRIDGDQPIDDSGRSVGPAGDINGDGLDDLIIGAEHRGSVHIGYGYYDRGEGAAYVVFGRKGGFPAVVELSQVDGESSIRIDGTGCCLARSVSGAGDVNADGSDDVVISNYGRSFVVYGRLAACRADLDGDGELTLFDFLVFQNLFDAGDPLADFDDDGELTIFDFLAFQNAFAAGCS
- a CDS encoding helicase C-terminal domain-containing protein is translated as MPDTRALLGRDGPIARALGDGYEPREPQLGMASAVEHAMDERAGLLVEAGTGVGKSFAYLVPAIVRAVCRGERVLVSTHTIALQEQLIERDIPFLQRTLEEELAGSVEHPAALRPCLVKGRGNYVSVRRLELASARQHSLLPDAASRRSLHVIEDWAYQTRDGTLSTLPALDRPAVWDRVQSDSGNCMGRKCPRNAQCFYQNARRAMEGANLLVTNHALFFSDRALRMRGAGFLPVVDHVVLDEAHTVEDVAGDHFGLSLTEGRAMHLLGILLHARTRKGYLARLELPDDRAVHRAIEAVEEAEAAARELFGSLAALAGTPASGWGAAATTRVREPDVIANPVSPAFADLAQRLRLLRDELSEDARYDADRYELNSYVLRADEIARTSEELLAQSVPGCVYWIEHGQSGGGRPRVALAAAPIEVGPILERELFGREHSVVLTSATIATSAREDGGFAHARDRLGAGEAETLALGSPFDYASQVRLVVDPRVGSPGRGADRGYESRLSAAIVEHVGGTHGGAFVLFTSLRLLRAMARATRDALGRQGIAVHAQEIDGPRGELLARFREDPSSALFGAASFWQGVDVPGAGLRNVLITRLPFDPPDRPVAEARAERLRERGEDPFRVDALPRAVIRFKQGFGRLVRSASDTGRVVVLDPRIVRSGYGRAFLAAVPEGVPVEVHEGVDLDDADAPEFGSAW
- a CDS encoding penicillin-binding transpeptidase domain-containing protein; this translates as MGMYDKDGLGMFHGRLLLLAGLMLLGTAVLGAQLVRLTAVEGAQLRAEAERRLVRLSWEPTTRGRILDRTGRVLAQDRPAFDVRVDYDVLSGEWAGVWSAFFARRAHAEAWPELGRTQRSELAEAYEPFFADHAERGLAVLADHAGVPLEEIYERRKEALDRVGVIRRNFVSNRLRELRRAATARGRELSQEHERRLERQADRPVREERRPHTVIPAVGDDAGFDVLDLAERTAVLEVPLVSDAPADFGEPTAGFARVEVPAVPGLVVGNSRAREYPFDRVTVDLDRSTLPGPLHDESAMSVTVDGVTSHLVGWVREGVYQEDPAVRRAWLGANPAERARAETDRGTDRGQYMEGDRVGHTGIEAAMEHRLRGLRGLRVRQLDTGDERLIPREPGRDATLTIDAVLQARIAAAMSPEVGLAVAQPWHADSKFRRDTGEPLSGAAVVLDVRTGEVLAMVSTPTMPIADARGGIQIDDDAIGVSDPRINRAVSAIYPPGSIAKAMVLAWAGSRGEHALHERIPCTGHFLENRQDILRCWIYRPDAFQTHTGVLGEDPDEAQALMVSCNIYFNTLGARLGVDRVFECYRAFGVGRRPIQLPDAVPGNLGLVGPLAGTPLTNVDAALMGIGQGPVVWSPMHAANAYATLARGGVRIEPTIVRGADGRRDDIGLEPEVVRQALRGLWLSTNDYRGTGYHVSIDGIYNRYFNAPGVTIWGKTGTAQAPATLLKSVPGQEDPQPVTEKYTHAWFVGLVGEGEDPEAAEPRYAIAVLMEFAGSGGRVSAPVANQIIHALQAEGYLGGATRTAQLGRDG
- a CDS encoding FtsW/RodA/SpoVE family cell cycle protein; protein product: MIRSGLEGLMLAEGGGAKARWAIANFAWLSVAAGLALSLLGIYAIDLSQRDAGEPGLATEAVRQAIFFGVGLVAAAAVCVPHYRWIGALRWPLAVLMLGLLVFLLIPAVPAWLVTPRNGTRGWIDLGPMDFQPSEVTKIAFVLVLAWYLRYRTSHRRFLGLVVPGLMAFVPIALITVQPDLGTASLFVPALFAIVLAAGAKLRHLLVIVVVALLAAPASYPILKPHQKERVVGLIRQIQDSKEGADDINYQSFTAQKLVGAGRLGGNADAHARALVRYNRLPEAHNDMVFSVLATRFGMWGAVGVLGLYLAWLLGALGVAATCSEPFGRLMVVGLAAFIAAQLVINVGMNIGLVPIIGITLPFLSYGGSSMATVWLMTGLVLSVGLRRSQQPYRPSFEYADRDAPPVLDHVRTRPSP
- a CDS encoding vitamin B12 dependent-methionine synthase activation domain-containing protein produces the protein MPEDPDSTSHDSGHRPSYDAGYDPLQAFIDLFQDVDAVGESAETKKDLTLEERLRAHIIDGEKQDLTACLDEAMQHYPPLAIINDHLLDGMKTVGELFGSGQMQLPFVLQSAEVMKMAVAHLEPHMERSDGDTKGSIVLATVKGDVHDIGKNLVDIILSNNGYTVHNIGIKQTLTQILDAWKETKADAIGLSGLLVKSVTVMEENLRELNEQAIDVPVILGGAALTRHYCEGHLRGVYNGSVYYGKDAFEGLRTMDFLKDGRAEQLDREIQERLGKRTEAERVVAEARAKQADQQDAFAESKHSQAATTERVRSGVSADVEVPVAPFYGSRVITDVPLDDIYPYINPVALFRGQWQFKKGGRSNDDFEAYLDDEVRPIFDRLKARLRDDRVLRPKLVYGYWPAQSDGDDLIVFDPNDHDREIERFRFPRQDGKKRLCIADFFRATDTGEKDVLGLSCVTMGEDVSRLAKSLFDANNFSEYLYVHGMGVETAEALAELWHKRMRAELGIGGDDSPRIPELFRQKYRGSRYSPGYPACPDMSDQEILWRLLEPERIGCVLTENWQIDPEQSTSAFVVHHPEAKYFNI